A stretch of the Streptomyces sp. WMMB303 genome encodes the following:
- the rpsF gene encoding 30S ribosomal protein S6, whose amino-acid sequence MRHYEVMVILDPDLEERAVSPLIESFLSVVREGNGKVEKVDTWGRRRLSYEINKKPEGIYSVIDMQAEPAVVKELDRQMNLNESVLRTKVLRPSTH is encoded by the coding sequence ATGCGTCACTACGAGGTGATGGTCATCCTCGACCCCGATCTGGAGGAGCGCGCTGTCTCCCCCCTGATCGAGAGCTTCCTTTCCGTCGTCCGCGAGGGCAACGGCAAGGTCGAGAAGGTCGACACCTGGGGCCGTCGTCGTCTCTCCTACGAGATCAACAAGAAGCCCGAGGGCATCTACTCGGTCATCGACATGCAGGCCGAGCCCGCTGTGGTCAAGGAGCTCGACCGGCAGATGAACCTGAACGAGTCCGTCCTGCGGACCAAGGTCCTGCGCCCGTCGACCCACTGA